Proteins from a genomic interval of Pantoea deleyi:
- a CDS encoding hydroxymyristoyl-ACP dehydratase, whose product MLPIERSRQQQDQSVTLTLQVEAGLFWFRGHFTDLPILPGVAQLNWVMHYGVSLLAPGKQFAVMDNIKFQQPVLPDSLLQLRLDWDAAKSRLSFRYSLLKEEGEQIASSGKIQLC is encoded by the coding sequence ATGTTACCGATTGAACGCAGCCGACAGCAGCAGGATCAGAGCGTAACGCTGACCCTGCAGGTGGAGGCCGGACTGTTCTGGTTCCGGGGTCACTTCACGGACCTGCCGATTCTGCCCGGCGTGGCCCAGCTCAACTGGGTGATGCACTATGGGGTGTCGCTGCTGGCGCCCGGTAAACAGTTTGCCGTAATGGACAACATCAAATTTCAGCAGCCGGTACTGCCCGACTCGCTGCTGCAATTGCGTCTCGACTGGGACGCCGCAAAATCGCGGCTGAGCTTCCGCTACAGCCTGCTGAAAGAGGAGGGCGAGCAGATCGCCAGCAGCGGGAAGATCCAGCTGTGTTAA
- a CDS encoding outer membrane lipoprotein carrier protein LolA, whose protein sequence is MLKIVLTGLLLWASAASAVTLDQLQQRFASQPVIRADFTQTRTIAGMRQPLVSHGQMLIAREQGLWWHQQTPFVMTLLLDDKRMVQSLSGQKPQVITAESNPQMFQFNHLLRALFQADQKVLNDNFSVAFSDRGNGAWTLDLTPKAAPLNKIFNRISLAGSTFLDSISLDDRQGDKTRIELTRTRTEPPQLSDEEKTRFAGP, encoded by the coding sequence ATGCTGAAAATCGTGCTTACCGGCCTGCTGTTGTGGGCCAGTGCCGCCAGCGCGGTCACGCTGGATCAGCTGCAGCAGCGCTTTGCCAGCCAGCCGGTGATCCGGGCCGACTTTACCCAGACGCGCACCATCGCCGGAATGCGCCAGCCGCTGGTGTCGCACGGGCAGATGCTGATCGCCCGCGAGCAGGGATTATGGTGGCATCAGCAGACGCCGTTTGTGATGACGCTGCTGCTGGATGATAAACGCATGGTGCAGAGCCTCAGCGGCCAGAAGCCGCAGGTGATCACCGCCGAGAGCAATCCACAAATGTTTCAGTTTAACCATCTGCTGCGGGCGCTGTTCCAGGCCGATCAAAAAGTCCTCAATGACAACTTCAGCGTGGCCTTCAGCGATCGCGGCAACGGCGCCTGGACGCTGGATCTGACGCCGAAGGCCGCGCCGCTCAACAAAATCTTTAACCGCATCTCGCTGGCGGGCAGCACCTTCCTGGACAGCATCAGCCTGGATGACCGGCAGGGGGATAAAACCCGGATTGAGCTGACCCGCACCCGAACCGAACCGCCGCAGCTGAGCGACGAAGAGAAGACGCGTTTTGCCGGGCCGTAA
- a CDS encoding DUF3261 domain-containing protein — protein MIRAASVLLTALLLSACAGPAPDSSRPTAWLKPGVKVTLPSPGIEPAFQQQQLLTGQVKGQSQSLLVLLSADKQQIDLAGLSSVGIRLFSLRYDARGIHTEQLMPLPQMPPASQVLADIMLSYWPVARWQAVLPPGWTLQDQGLTRKLIDADHHLVTEIDYLQRGHQRQPISIRQHAFGYQIHIQQLDAS, from the coding sequence ATGATCCGTGCCGCCTCCGTTCTGCTGACGGCTCTGCTGCTCAGCGCCTGCGCCGGACCGGCCCCTGACAGCAGCCGTCCCACCGCCTGGCTGAAGCCGGGCGTGAAAGTCACGCTGCCGTCGCCGGGGATTGAACCCGCTTTTCAGCAGCAGCAGTTGCTGACCGGGCAGGTAAAAGGGCAGAGCCAGTCGCTGCTGGTGCTGCTCAGCGCCGATAAGCAGCAGATCGATCTGGCGGGACTCTCCTCGGTGGGTATCCGGCTGTTCAGCCTGCGTTACGACGCCCGCGGTATCCACACCGAGCAGCTGATGCCGCTGCCGCAGATGCCGCCGGCCAGTCAGGTTCTGGCGGATATCATGCTCAGCTACTGGCCTGTGGCGCGCTGGCAGGCCGTGCTGCCGCCGGGCTGGACGCTACAGGATCAGGGGCTGACGCGTAAACTGATCGATGCCGATCACCATCTGGTGACCGAAATTGACTATCTGCAACGCGGTCATCAGCGCCAGCCGATCAGCATCCGGCAGCATGCTTTTGGCTATCAGATCCACATTCAACAGCTGGACGCCTCATGA
- a CDS encoding acyl carrier protein: MMNKDEIYQEVASLLTSLFEIAPEDIQPEARLYEDLELDSIDAVDMVVHLQKRTGRKIKPETFRAVRTVQDVVDAVEQLMRDEA; the protein is encoded by the coding sequence ATGATGAATAAAGATGAAATCTATCAGGAAGTGGCCTCGCTGCTGACCAGCCTGTTTGAAATCGCGCCTGAGGATATCCAGCCTGAGGCACGTCTCTACGAAGATCTGGAACTCGACAGCATTGATGCCGTCGATATGGTCGTTCACCTGCAAAAACGCACCGGCCGCAAAATCAAGCCGGAAACCTTCCGTGCGGTGCGCACCGTGCAGGATGTGGTGGATGCGGTTGAACAACTGATGCGCGACGAAGCCTGA
- a CDS encoding 3-hydroxy-fatty acyl-ACP dehydratase, with protein MIFPSPAAHWLPHAAPMLMLDQLIAVDDLQVHCQVSTAAEGVLAPFLTPGGELPAWFGVEMMAQTVGVWSGWHARQGGATLVPPGMLLGGRGWRAEQPLFPAAVTLDIRMTLLMRDDRMGSFEGEIRTGTQLLASGRLNTYQPNEAELQQLMLQGKQP; from the coding sequence ATGATTTTTCCTTCTCCTGCGGCGCACTGGCTGCCGCACGCTGCACCGATGCTGATGCTCGATCAGCTGATCGCCGTCGATGACCTGCAGGTTCACTGTCAGGTTTCGACCGCGGCAGAGGGCGTGCTGGCGCCGTTTCTGACGCCCGGGGGCGAACTGCCCGCGTGGTTCGGCGTCGAGATGATGGCGCAGACCGTGGGCGTCTGGTCGGGCTGGCACGCCCGGCAGGGCGGCGCGACCCTGGTCCCGCCCGGCATGCTGCTGGGTGGACGCGGCTGGCGGGCGGAGCAGCCGCTGTTTCCCGCGGCGGTCACCCTGGATATCCGCATGACCCTGCTGATGCGTGACGACCGCATGGGCAGTTTTGAAGGTGAGATCCGCACCGGCACGCAACTGCTTGCCAGCGGTCGCCTGAATACGTATCAACCCAATGAAGCAGAATTACAGCAATTAATGTTACAAGGAAAACAGCCATGA
- a CDS encoding lysophospholipid acyltransferase family protein, whose protein sequence is MADPLSSAQRRGSRLNYLWRLLMTAVSFTLFGLGGLLLSLLGFNLLLLVQRNSLRRRLLARRAIAFSFRCFLRFCRMTGVFDYRIEGADALQRDRGCLIIANHPSLIDYVMIASVLPEMDCLVKADLQKNPFVRGVIRAADYLINSEAETLLPDSQRRLARGDTILIFPEGTRTRYGQPLTLQRGAANIAVRAGCDLRVVHITCSQRMLDKQSRWFEIPPVKPRFTVRVRHRIDSQSFFESNPDAQPLAARRLTRHLQQALVPENR, encoded by the coding sequence ATGGCTGACCCGTTATCCTCTGCACAGCGCAGGGGCAGCCGCCTGAACTACCTCTGGCGACTGCTGATGACGGCGGTGAGTTTTACGCTGTTCGGCCTCGGTGGCCTGCTGCTGTCGCTGCTGGGCTTCAACCTGCTGCTGCTGGTTCAGCGCAATTCGCTGCGCCGCCGCCTGCTGGCGCGTCGCGCCATCGCCTTCAGCTTTCGCTGCTTTCTGCGTTTCTGCCGGATGACCGGCGTCTTTGACTACCGCATCGAAGGCGCCGACGCGCTGCAGCGGGATCGTGGCTGTCTGATCATCGCCAATCACCCGTCACTGATCGACTATGTGATGATCGCCTCGGTGTTGCCGGAGATGGATTGTCTGGTTAAGGCCGATCTGCAGAAGAATCCGTTTGTCCGCGGCGTGATCCGCGCCGCGGACTACCTCATCAACAGCGAGGCGGAGACGCTGCTGCCGGACAGCCAGCGGCGGCTGGCCCGCGGCGATACCATCCTGATCTTTCCGGAAGGCACCCGCACCCGCTATGGTCAGCCGCTGACGCTGCAGCGCGGGGCCGCCAACATTGCGGTGCGCGCGGGATGCGATCTGCGCGTGGTACACATTACCTGCAGCCAGCGTATGCTCGACAAACAGAGCCGCTGGTTTGAGATCCCGCCGGTGAAACCACGGTTTACCGTGCGGGTCCGGCACAGGATTGACAGTCAGTCATTTTTTGAAAGTAACCCCGATGCGCAGCCGCTGGCCGCGCGTCGCCTGACCCGCCATTTACAGCAGGCGCTGGTCCCCGAGAACAGGTAA
- a CDS encoding phosphopantetheine-binding protein, giving the protein MDVLINDIKQMIIDTLNLEDLSPDDIETDAALFGDGLGLDSIDALELGLAVKNRYGVTLSAESETLRAHFFSVATLAAFVNQQRG; this is encoded by the coding sequence ATGGATGTATTAATTAACGATATCAAACAGATGATTATCGACACGCTGAATCTTGAGGATCTCAGCCCCGACGATATTGAGACCGACGCGGCGCTCTTTGGCGACGGGCTGGGGCTCGACTCAATTGATGCACTGGAACTCGGCCTGGCCGTGAAAAACCGCTACGGCGTGACACTCTCTGCGGAAAGTGAAACCCTGCGTGCTCACTTCTTTTCTGTTGCGACGCTGGCGGCGTTCGTCAACCAACAGCGAGGCTGA
- a CDS encoding MMPL family transporter, whose protein sequence is MPGRNDRRLALLWLLLCLLLAAALAFLLPRSQLNSSVLALLPQQNLGAAPPALQQGFMQRLDRQLVWLVSPGEQDDPQMAAWWLAQLRALPELKQVEGDLGAQQQQQWGRFAWQHRNGLIDEATRSRLQNGGEAQAEWLLGQLFSAFSGVSSQELQGDPLMLVRGSQLALAGNAGRMVLHDGWLTVRDAQGKQWYFLHGELASNAFSIEQSHALVTRLSALEQQLKQRWPQATLLTRGTVLFSDSASQRAQHDVKTLGSVTLGGVLLLVLLVFRSLRPLLLTVSSVAVGALAGTVVTLLCFGELHLMTLVMSLSIVGISADYTLYYLTERMVHGDQQTPWQSLRKVRGTLLLALATTAIAWLLMLLAPFPGLRQLAVFAASGLTASCLTVILIYPWLVRGLPVRPVPFMVTLARWLAAWRRQRGLRVGLPLAMAIVAVAGIAQLKVDDDIAHLQSAPAHLLEQDRQLASLTGQRADQTWFVVWGQDAQQTLQRLETLAPDLQQAQQQGWLQHYRLLPLSSLARQQQDIRLLNQAAPHIRARLQQAGMALAEPDLSPMPVTPSAWLASPLSEGWRLLWLTLPDGRSGVLVPVSGAENSAALAALAAQHPGVSWIDRKASYDALFSFWRSLLGGLLALALALITLSFVLRLGVSAGLRSALPSVLSLAVALSTLGWTGASLNLFALLALILVLGIGINYTLFFSNPQGTPLTSLLAVSLAMITTLLTLGMLVFSSTSAIASFGTVLCSGIFSAFLLSPLAMRPTRSRSKR, encoded by the coding sequence TTGCCGGGCCGTAACGATCGCAGGCTGGCTCTCCTGTGGCTGCTGCTCTGCCTGCTGCTGGCGGCGGCGCTCGCCTTTCTGCTGCCGCGCAGCCAGCTTAACAGCAGCGTGCTGGCGCTGCTGCCGCAGCAGAATCTCGGCGCTGCGCCACCGGCGCTGCAGCAGGGCTTTATGCAGCGGCTGGATCGCCAGCTGGTCTGGCTGGTTTCGCCCGGTGAACAGGACGATCCTCAGATGGCGGCCTGGTGGCTGGCGCAACTGCGCGCGCTGCCTGAGCTGAAACAGGTCGAGGGCGATCTCGGTGCACAGCAGCAGCAGCAGTGGGGCCGGTTCGCCTGGCAGCACCGCAATGGATTAATCGATGAGGCGACCCGCAGCCGGTTGCAGAACGGCGGCGAGGCGCAGGCGGAGTGGCTGCTGGGGCAGCTCTTTTCGGCCTTCTCTGGCGTCAGCAGTCAGGAGCTGCAGGGCGACCCGCTGATGCTGGTGCGGGGTTCACAGCTGGCGCTGGCCGGCAATGCCGGGCGCATGGTGCTGCATGACGGCTGGCTGACGGTCAGGGATGCGCAGGGAAAACAGTGGTATTTTCTGCACGGTGAACTGGCCAGCAACGCCTTCAGTATTGAGCAGAGCCATGCGCTGGTGACCCGGCTCAGCGCGCTGGAGCAGCAGCTGAAACAGCGCTGGCCGCAGGCAACATTGCTGACGCGCGGCACGGTGCTGTTCAGCGACAGCGCCAGCCAGCGGGCGCAGCATGATGTGAAAACGCTGGGCAGCGTGACGCTGGGAGGCGTGCTGCTGCTGGTGCTGCTGGTCTTCCGTTCGCTGCGGCCGCTGCTGCTGACGGTGAGCTCCGTGGCGGTCGGCGCGCTGGCGGGCACGGTGGTTACGCTGCTCTGCTTCGGTGAACTGCATCTGATGACGCTGGTGATGAGCCTGAGTATCGTCGGCATCTCGGCGGACTACACGCTCTACTATCTCACCGAACGGATGGTGCACGGCGATCAGCAGACGCCGTGGCAGAGCCTGCGTAAAGTGCGCGGCACGCTGCTGCTGGCGCTCGCGACCACCGCCATCGCCTGGCTGCTGATGCTGCTGGCACCGTTTCCGGGACTGCGCCAGCTGGCGGTGTTTGCCGCCAGCGGATTAACCGCCTCCTGCCTGACGGTGATCCTGATTTATCCCTGGCTGGTTCGCGGCCTGCCGGTACGCCCGGTGCCGTTCATGGTGACGCTGGCCCGCTGGCTGGCCGCCTGGCGTCGCCAGCGCGGGCTGCGCGTGGGACTGCCGCTGGCGATGGCGATCGTCGCCGTGGCCGGGATCGCCCAGCTGAAGGTGGATGATGATATCGCGCATCTGCAAAGTGCCCCGGCCCATCTGCTGGAGCAGGATCGCCAGCTGGCCAGCCTGACCGGACAGCGCGCCGATCAGACCTGGTTTGTCGTCTGGGGTCAGGATGCGCAGCAGACGCTGCAGCGGCTGGAAACCCTGGCCCCGGATCTGCAGCAGGCGCAGCAGCAGGGCTGGCTGCAGCACTATCGCCTGTTGCCGCTGTCGTCGCTGGCCCGTCAGCAGCAGGATATCCGGCTGCTGAACCAGGCCGCGCCGCACATCCGGGCCCGTCTGCAGCAGGCCGGGATGGCGCTGGCCGAGCCGGATCTGAGCCCGATGCCGGTCACGCCGTCAGCCTGGCTGGCGAGCCCGCTGAGCGAAGGGTGGCGGCTGCTCTGGCTGACGCTGCCGGACGGGCGCAGCGGGGTGCTGGTACCGGTCAGTGGTGCAGAGAACAGCGCAGCCCTCGCGGCGCTGGCGGCGCAGCATCCGGGCGTCAGCTGGATCGACCGCAAGGCGAGCTACGACGCGCTGTTCAGCTTCTGGCGCAGCCTGCTCGGCGGCCTTCTGGCACTGGCGCTGGCGCTGATTACGCTGAGCTTTGTGCTGCGGCTGGGCGTCAGCGCGGGTCTGCGCAGCGCGCTGCCGTCGGTACTGTCGCTGGCGGTAGCGCTGTCGACGCTGGGCTGGACGGGCGCCTCGCTGAACCTGTTTGCCCTGCTGGCGCTGATTCTGGTGCTGGGGATCGGCATCAACTACACGCTCTTTTTCAGCAATCCGCAGGGAACGCCGCTTACCTCGCTGCTGGCGGTGTCGCTGGCGATGATCACCACTTTACTGACGCTGGGGATGCTGGTGTTCAGCAGCACCAGCGCGATTGCCAGTTTTGGCACCGTTTTATGCAGCGGCATCTTCAGCGCGTTTCTGCTGTCGCCGCTGGCGATGCGACCCACCCGATCAAGGAGTAAACGATGA
- a CDS encoding glycosyltransferase family 2 protein, translating to MLNNTFSPCVVIPCYNHGAMMASVVARLAPFNLPVIVVDDGSDAATQLQLATLHAPQLSLLRLARNQGKGAAVIHGLRAAAARGFTHAVQLDADGQHQVEDLPLMLAEAARYPDALISGQPRYDDSIPKSRLYGRYITHFWVWIETLSLSICDSMCGFRVYPLAATLALCDRRAIGQRMDFDTEIMVRLYWQGTRSRFIPTRVTYPATGLSHFDALYDNLRISWMHTRLFFGMLPRIPRLLAMRKPPAHWSVESERRGQWGLRFMLAVYRYGGRLPFTLLLWPVVAVYWLSGQRARRASRQWLAQVSAAAQQQQVALPPRLNSYRHFLRFAGAMLDKVASWRGDLRWGRDIDFAPGAEAVIRAPSPQGKLILASHLGDIEACRAMAQQVSGLVINALVFTDNARRFRAVLETIAPQAGVNLMPVSDIGPETAILLQQKLEAGEWVAIVGDRTAVNPQRGGARRVIWSEFLGRAAPFPQGPFVLAAALRCPVLLMFALRQQGKLRVHCEPFADPLLLPRAARQQALQQAVDRYAARLGHYALLAPLDWFNFFDFWTLPDPQAHHKGTDHD from the coding sequence GTGTTAAACAATACCTTCTCGCCCTGTGTGGTGATCCCCTGCTACAACCACGGCGCGATGATGGCGTCGGTGGTGGCGCGGCTGGCCCCGTTTAATCTGCCGGTGATCGTGGTGGATGACGGCAGCGATGCGGCCACCCAGCTTCAGCTGGCGACGCTGCACGCGCCGCAGCTCAGCCTGCTGCGGCTGGCGCGCAACCAGGGCAAGGGCGCGGCGGTGATCCACGGTCTGCGGGCGGCGGCGGCACGCGGCTTCACCCACGCGGTGCAGCTGGATGCCGACGGCCAGCATCAGGTGGAGGATCTGCCGCTGATGCTGGCGGAAGCGGCCCGCTATCCCGACGCGCTGATCTCCGGCCAGCCGCGCTACGACGACTCGATCCCCAAATCCCGCCTGTATGGCCGCTACATCACCCACTTCTGGGTCTGGATCGAAACGCTGTCGCTGTCGATCTGCGACAGCATGTGCGGCTTCCGCGTCTATCCGCTGGCGGCGACGCTGGCGCTGTGCGATCGCCGGGCCATCGGCCAGCGTATGGATTTCGACACCGAGATCATGGTGCGGCTCTACTGGCAGGGCACCCGCAGCCGCTTTATCCCGACCCGCGTCACCTATCCGGCGACCGGGCTGTCGCACTTCGATGCGCTCTACGACAATCTGCGGATCTCCTGGATGCATACCCGGCTCTTTTTCGGCATGCTGCCGCGCATTCCCCGTCTGCTGGCGATGCGTAAGCCGCCCGCGCACTGGTCGGTGGAAAGTGAACGTCGCGGACAGTGGGGATTGCGCTTTATGCTGGCGGTCTATCGCTACGGCGGGCGGCTGCCCTTTACGCTGCTGCTCTGGCCGGTGGTGGCGGTCTACTGGCTCAGCGGGCAGCGTGCGCGGCGCGCCTCCCGGCAGTGGCTGGCGCAGGTCTCTGCGGCCGCGCAGCAGCAGCAGGTTGCGTTACCGCCACGGCTCAACAGCTACCGCCATTTTCTGCGCTTCGCCGGGGCGATGCTGGATAAAGTCGCCAGCTGGCGCGGCGATCTGCGCTGGGGCCGCGATATCGATTTTGCGCCGGGTGCGGAAGCGGTGATCCGTGCGCCCTCGCCGCAGGGTAAGCTGATCCTCGCCTCCCATCTCGGCGACATCGAAGCCTGCCGGGCGATGGCGCAGCAGGTCAGCGGGCTGGTGATTAATGCCCTGGTCTTTACCGATAACGCCCGGCGTTTCCGGGCGGTGCTGGAAACGATCGCGCCGCAGGCGGGCGTAAATCTGATGCCGGTCAGCGATATCGGGCCGGAAACGGCGATCCTGCTGCAGCAGAAGCTGGAGGCGGGCGAATGGGTGGCAATTGTCGGCGATCGCACCGCGGTCAATCCGCAGCGGGGCGGGGCGCGCCGGGTGATCTGGAGCGAGTTTCTGGGCCGGGCCGCGCCCTTTCCGCAGGGGCCCTTTGTGCTGGCGGCCGCGTTGCGCTGCCCGGTGCTGCTGATGTTCGCGCTGCGACAACAGGGTAAACTGCGGGTGCACTGTGAGCCGTTCGCCGATCCGCTGCTGCTGCCCCGCGCCGCACGTCAGCAGGCGCTGCAGCAGGCGGTCGATCGCTATGCGGCGCGGCTGGGTCATTACGCTCTGCTGGCGCCGCTCGACTGGTTTAACTTTTTCGATTTCTGGACGCTGCCTGATCCACAGGCACATCACAAGGGGACTGACCATGACTGA
- a CDS encoding AMP-binding protein, whose protein sequence is MRVAAWLTGPDREVAWRGDRPLMLSSMYRQVVALSQRLAARPGTHWALCFDDSYRFCVALLACWYAGKTPVMPGHCRAALLNEMQARLDGVVCDMPLAVTLPQLAWDDAEAPEPLPPLPAQAELVLFTSGSTGTPREVVRTLAAMEQESRWISTLWGARLPGCRVIASVSHQHLYGLSFRLFLPMMLRLPFAAQPIFYGEQLAQLPRDGRYLFVSSPAFLSRLDDALAAPVCERIVSAGGVLRDADAQQVWQRFGCPVSEIYGSTETGVLAWRVCDRPAPSWRAFPEVRLAQSAPDRWQVWSPLIGNASGLPLDDRIDMQPDGGFRLAGRHDRIVKIGDKRLSLSEIERRLLSLPEVADAAALVITRHERQAIGVVLSLNTPLDDAALHRRRQQWKRQLQRWLEPLAMPRYWRVVPAIPVTAQSKRAWPQIEELFHVTD, encoded by the coding sequence GTGAGGGTGGCGGCATGGCTGACCGGCCCCGACCGCGAGGTCGCCTGGCGTGGCGATCGGCCTCTGATGCTGAGCAGCATGTACCGTCAGGTCGTGGCGCTGAGCCAGCGGCTGGCGGCCCGGCCCGGCACGCACTGGGCGCTCTGTTTTGATGACAGCTACCGCTTTTGCGTGGCGCTGCTGGCCTGCTGGTATGCCGGTAAAACGCCGGTGATGCCAGGCCACTGTCGCGCCGCTCTGCTGAATGAGATGCAGGCGCGGCTCGATGGGGTGGTGTGCGACATGCCGCTGGCGGTGACTTTGCCGCAGCTGGCCTGGGACGACGCCGAAGCGCCGGAACCGCTGCCGCCGCTGCCTGCGCAGGCCGAACTGGTGCTGTTTACCTCGGGATCGACCGGCACGCCGCGTGAGGTCGTCAGGACGCTGGCGGCGATGGAGCAGGAGAGCCGCTGGATCAGCACGCTGTGGGGCGCGCGCTTGCCGGGCTGCCGGGTGATCGCCTCGGTCAGCCATCAGCATCTCTACGGGTTATCTTTCCGGCTCTTTCTGCCCATGATGCTCCGGCTGCCGTTTGCCGCCCAGCCGATCTTCTATGGCGAACAGCTGGCCCAGCTGCCGCGTGACGGGCGTTATCTCTTCGTCAGCAGCCCGGCCTTTTTATCGCGGCTGGACGATGCGCTTGCCGCGCCCGTCTGTGAACGGATCGTCTCTGCCGGCGGCGTGCTGCGCGACGCCGATGCGCAGCAGGTCTGGCAGCGTTTTGGCTGCCCGGTCAGTGAGATCTACGGCAGCACCGAAACCGGCGTGCTGGCCTGGCGCGTCTGCGATCGGCCGGCGCCGTCCTGGCGTGCGTTTCCTGAGGTCAGGCTGGCGCAGAGCGCGCCCGATCGCTGGCAGGTCTGGTCGCCGCTGATTGGCAACGCCAGCGGGCTGCCGCTGGACGATCGTATTGATATGCAGCCGGACGGCGGTTTCCGGCTGGCGGGCCGGCACGACCGCATCGTGAAAATCGGCGATAAGCGCCTCTCACTGAGCGAGATAGAGCGCCGCCTGCTCAGTCTGCCAGAGGTCGCGGATGCAGCGGCGCTGGTGATCACCCGTCATGAACGTCAGGCGATAGGCGTGGTGCTGTCGCTGAACACACCGCTGGATGACGCCGCACTCCACCGGCGCAGGCAGCAGTGGAAACGGCAGCTTCAGCGCTGGCTGGAACCGCTGGCGATGCCGCGTTACTGGCGGGTTGTCCCGGCCATTCCGGTTACGGCGCAGAGTAAACGCGCCTGGCCGCAAATAGAGGAACTTTTTCATGTTACCGATTGA
- a CDS encoding beta-ketoacyl-[acyl-carrier-protein] synthase family protein, protein MIYIAATGMLNALGNDSQQIAANLKAGAAPGMQRCQGWLSNGRACWLGRVGGALPPIPAALRAHNTRNNQLLLAALAQIRPALDAAIARYGASRVAIVLGTSTSGVDEGDEQIRGRQPDYHYQMQELGDPSRFLAHYLRLDGPAYTISTACSSSARAIISGERLIAAGLADVALVGGADSLSRMPINGFDSLASLSERRCAPFSRDRDGISIGEGAALMLLTREPQPLALLGAGESSDAWHMSAPHPEGEGAERAMRMALQRASLQPEQIGYINLHGTATPLNDQMEAGVIQRLFSDRVPCSSTKHLTGHTLGAAGVCEAALSALILQENLPLPAQDFSEAAQDTRLPDFGLLLRPQALQRPVIASNSFAFGGNNTCLILGRVS, encoded by the coding sequence ATGATCTATATCGCGGCCACCGGCATGCTGAATGCCCTGGGGAACGACAGCCAGCAGATTGCGGCGAACCTGAAAGCAGGGGCGGCGCCTGGCATGCAGCGCTGTCAGGGCTGGCTGAGCAACGGGCGTGCCTGCTGGCTTGGGCGGGTCGGGGGGGCGCTACCGCCGATCCCGGCTGCCCTGCGCGCGCACAATACCCGCAATAATCAGCTGCTGCTGGCCGCGCTGGCGCAGATCCGTCCGGCGCTCGACGCGGCGATTGCCCGCTACGGCGCCAGCCGGGTTGCGATCGTGCTGGGCACCAGCACCTCCGGGGTGGATGAGGGCGACGAGCAGATCCGCGGCAGGCAGCCCGATTATCACTACCAGATGCAGGAGCTGGGCGATCCTTCCCGTTTTCTGGCGCACTATCTGCGTCTGGATGGCCCGGCCTACACCATTTCCACCGCCTGCTCCTCCAGCGCCCGTGCCATCATCAGTGGCGAACGGCTGATCGCGGCGGGACTGGCCGATGTGGCGCTGGTTGGCGGCGCCGACTCGCTGAGCCGGATGCCGATCAACGGATTTGACAGCCTGGCCTCGCTTTCCGAACGGCGCTGCGCGCCCTTCAGCCGCGATCGCGACGGCATCTCCATTGGGGAAGGGGCCGCGCTGATGCTGCTGACCCGCGAGCCGCAGCCACTGGCGCTGCTGGGCGCGGGCGAATCTTCTGACGCCTGGCATATGTCCGCGCCGCATCCCGAAGGCGAAGGTGCGGAACGGGCGATGCGGATGGCGCTGCAGCGGGCCAGCCTGCAGCCGGAGCAGATCGGCTATATCAATCTGCACGGCACCGCCACGCCGCTTAACGATCAGATGGAGGCCGGGGTGATCCAGCGCCTGTTCAGTGACCGCGTGCCGTGCAGCTCGACCAAACATCTGACCGGCCATACGCTCGGCGCGGCGGGCGTGTGCGAAGCGGCCCTCAGTGCGCTGATCCTGCAGGAGAACCTGCCACTGCCCGCGCAGGATTTCAGCGAGGCGGCGCAGGATACGCGCCTGCCGGACTTCGGCCTGCTGTTACGGCCGCAGGCGCTGCAGCGGCCCGTCATCGCCTCTAACTCATTCGCCTTTGGCGGCAACAATACCTGTCTGATTCTGGGACGTGTTTCATGA
- a CDS encoding acyl-CoA thioesterase, translating to MTEHHAEVVLTVSFHDCDPMGVVWHGNYFRYFEVAREALLRSINYSYAEMAASGYVWPVVDTRVKYRQPLRCEETIRVSARITEYENRLRIDYEVRNAAGEVTTKAHTLQVAVGQATQTLCFVSPDILLERLGVKGC from the coding sequence ATGACTGAACATCATGCTGAGGTTGTGCTGACTGTCTCATTCCACGACTGCGATCCCATGGGCGTGGTCTGGCACGGCAACTATTTCCGCTATTTTGAGGTGGCGCGCGAGGCCCTGCTGCGCAGCATTAACTACAGCTACGCCGAGATGGCCGCCAGCGGCTACGTCTGGCCGGTGGTGGATACCCGGGTAAAATATCGCCAGCCCCTGCGCTGTGAAGAGACGATTCGCGTCAGCGCCCGGATTACCGAATATGAGAATCGCCTGCGCATTGACTATGAGGTCCGCAACGCTGCCGGGGAGGTCACCACCAAAGCCCATACGCTGCAGGTGGCGGTCGGACAGGCGACCCAGACGTTGTGCTTCGTGTCGCCCGATATTCTACTGGAACGTTTAGGAGTGAAAGGATGCTGA